In Akkermansia muciniphila, one DNA window encodes the following:
- a CDS encoding 3'-5' exoribonuclease YhaM family protein, protein MARMEQVSLMELGKLAAEGQVEAEVFAQIAQCAQKMTKGNKPYLDVSFADAEGTMGLKVWEDKPWFRTLAPLPLRSFVSLRGQWAKGGFGMEVSDLDVRLLDEQEKESFLAGSGTLKKKQEADLKEICMFIKGMNDPRIRALCIEFIEQFGERLQRAAAARTYHHARRGGLVEHVAGMMRTASAVCQANPGLNRDLLLAGCLFHDCGKLWENCYPKEDFTMPYSEAGELLGHIPLGIELVNNLWKRIMSLPEADSWKTLDPPLPDVRMHLLHLIASHHGELAFGSPVFPKTPEAVALHYIDNLDAKLEMFRGAYETSEALAPRVLQRKAPLPANVVLPLPSVLPLEPDGEDALP, encoded by the coding sequence ATGGCACGCATGGAACAAGTCAGCCTCATGGAGTTGGGCAAGCTGGCCGCGGAAGGCCAGGTTGAAGCGGAAGTTTTTGCCCAGATCGCCCAGTGCGCGCAGAAGATGACCAAGGGCAACAAGCCGTATTTGGATGTGTCTTTTGCCGATGCGGAAGGGACCATGGGATTGAAGGTGTGGGAGGATAAACCCTGGTTCCGGACGCTCGCTCCGCTGCCCCTCCGCAGTTTCGTGAGCCTGCGCGGCCAATGGGCCAAGGGTGGGTTCGGCATGGAGGTTTCCGATCTGGACGTGCGGTTGCTGGACGAACAGGAGAAGGAAAGCTTTCTGGCCGGTTCCGGAACCTTGAAGAAAAAACAGGAGGCTGATCTGAAGGAAATCTGCATGTTCATCAAGGGCATGAATGATCCGCGCATACGCGCCCTGTGCATTGAATTCATTGAGCAGTTCGGGGAACGCCTCCAGCGCGCCGCCGCCGCCCGCACCTATCATCACGCCCGCCGCGGCGGGCTGGTGGAGCATGTGGCGGGGATGATGCGCACGGCTTCTGCCGTCTGTCAGGCGAATCCGGGGCTGAACCGTGACCTTCTGCTGGCCGGGTGCCTGTTCCACGACTGCGGGAAGTTGTGGGAAAACTGCTACCCGAAGGAGGATTTTACGATGCCCTATTCGGAGGCCGGGGAACTGCTGGGCCATATTCCGCTGGGCATTGAACTGGTCAACAATTTGTGGAAGCGCATCATGTCCCTTCCGGAGGCGGATTCCTGGAAGACGCTGGACCCTCCTTTACCGGACGTGCGCATGCACCTGCTGCACCTGATTGCTTCCCATCACGGGGAACTTGCCTTTGGCTCCCCCGTGTTCCCCAAAACGCCGGAGGCGGTGGCCCTGCATTACATCGACAATCTGGACGCCAAGCTGGAAATGTTCCGCGGGGCTTATGAGACGAGCGAGGCCCTGGCTCCCAGAGTGCTCCAGCGCAAGGCCCCCCTGCCTGCCAACGTTGTTCTCCCGCTGCCTTCCGTTCTCCCTCTGGAGCCGGATGGCGAAGACGCTCTGCCGTAA
- a CDS encoding ComEC/Rec2 family competence protein, producing MGVSLWFWLPCFCLAALPCFLHAPSMGLLAAALAMWAAIYLFAYEREYAGVPVEAGRAMVMEGSVEAVSGKSVLFRPDGSRWLYAVSSRDGACPLEAGEHYRIKGEAYPLQAPCGPGIFDRERWGYLHGIIAGIRLDEYCRNGPGDWRSRFRAFSLWLRERAASLLREGAPPDDEARQVMVSAVLGDKTDARPETMAKFLESGCMHVFAVSGMHVGVAAMLVLGMLRLLHVRPRAARLSCILLLAAYVFVTGMSASALRAFIMASVWLLAFVLRRKGHPANILALAFILLCLMNPLQVFQPGFQLSFCVFAVIACLAGWLSREKPLWSPDPFIPPRIYHARERFLVRLEKACRGVLIVSVGAWLASIPLTAWHFGTWNLYAPLTNLCLSVLVFPLMGVSLSGLMFAWCPWMLHVCNTAASWLASAMLAVAGGVASLPYSYLSSAPPSGENEAVIVPLQKDAWSAVISNPALVVGSGTEDAVRYTLLPVLKARSIRPCGMLCCGNGKAERAGEKELEKEYPGIRNWGAEFGECTVRQWRLRPGNELVLEDFPVPLRTGIRQDRSRVLSWECRGRRFLMIGNAGFSSLARAEETPRADVLLIGHHPRDPVDSAAWIRATGARAVIFATEHECPVPEGTAVYRLRETGTLYLRMEEKGVQIIPWRGMELRTE from the coding sequence ATGGGTGTTTCCCTTTGGTTCTGGCTTCCATGTTTCTGTCTGGCGGCGCTGCCGTGTTTTTTACACGCGCCCTCCATGGGGTTGCTTGCCGCTGCCCTGGCGATGTGGGCCGCCATTTATCTTTTCGCGTATGAACGGGAATACGCAGGCGTTCCCGTGGAAGCGGGGAGAGCCATGGTGATGGAAGGCTCCGTTGAGGCTGTTTCCGGAAAATCCGTATTGTTTCGTCCGGATGGTTCCCGGTGGCTGTACGCGGTTTCCTCCCGTGACGGGGCCTGCCCTCTGGAGGCAGGGGAACATTACCGGATTAAAGGAGAGGCGTATCCGCTTCAGGCGCCGTGCGGTCCCGGCATCTTTGACCGGGAGCGGTGGGGTTACCTGCACGGCATCATCGCCGGAATCCGGCTGGATGAGTACTGCCGGAACGGCCCCGGAGACTGGCGCAGCCGTTTCCGGGCTTTTTCCCTGTGGCTCCGGGAAAGGGCCGCCTCCCTGCTCAGGGAAGGCGCGCCTCCGGATGATGAGGCCCGGCAGGTGATGGTTTCCGCCGTGCTTGGGGACAAGACGGACGCGAGGCCGGAAACGATGGCGAAGTTTCTGGAAAGCGGTTGCATGCATGTATTCGCCGTCAGCGGTATGCATGTGGGCGTGGCCGCCATGCTGGTTCTGGGTATGCTGAGGCTCCTGCATGTGCGTCCCCGTGCGGCCCGGCTGTCCTGCATCCTGTTGCTGGCGGCGTACGTGTTCGTGACCGGGATGTCCGCTTCCGCCCTGCGGGCGTTCATCATGGCGTCAGTCTGGCTTCTAGCGTTCGTGCTGCGCAGAAAGGGGCATCCGGCCAATATTCTGGCACTCGCTTTCATCCTTCTCTGCTTGATGAATCCGCTCCAGGTTTTCCAGCCGGGGTTCCAGCTTTCTTTCTGCGTTTTTGCCGTCATTGCCTGCCTGGCGGGATGGCTCAGCCGGGAAAAGCCCCTGTGGTCGCCGGACCCGTTCATTCCTCCCCGGATTTACCATGCGCGGGAAAGATTCCTGGTGCGGCTGGAAAAAGCATGCCGCGGCGTTCTGATTGTCTCCGTGGGGGCGTGGCTGGCCTCCATTCCCCTGACGGCATGGCACTTCGGAACCTGGAACCTGTATGCTCCTTTGACTAATTTGTGCCTGAGCGTGCTTGTCTTTCCCCTGATGGGCGTTTCCCTGTCCGGGCTGATGTTCGCGTGGTGCCCGTGGATGCTGCATGTTTGCAATACGGCCGCTTCCTGGTTGGCGTCCGCCATGCTGGCCGTAGCCGGGGGAGTGGCTTCCCTGCCGTACAGTTATCTTTCTTCCGCACCGCCTTCCGGGGAAAATGAAGCTGTGATCGTTCCCTTGCAGAAGGACGCCTGGTCCGCAGTCATTTCCAATCCCGCATTGGTTGTGGGAAGCGGGACGGAAGATGCGGTGCGGTACACCCTCCTTCCCGTACTGAAGGCGCGCAGTATCCGGCCCTGCGGCATGCTGTGCTGCGGAAATGGCAAGGCGGAACGGGCTGGGGAGAAAGAACTGGAGAAGGAATATCCCGGAATCCGAAACTGGGGCGCGGAGTTCGGGGAATGTACCGTCCGGCAATGGAGGTTACGGCCGGGCAATGAACTTGTGCTGGAAGATTTTCCTGTACCGCTGCGTACGGGAATCCGTCAGGACCGGAGCCGGGTGTTGTCATGGGAATGCCGCGGGCGGCGGTTCCTGATGATAGGGAATGCCGGGTTTTCCTCCCTGGCGCGCGCGGAGGAAACACCGCGGGCGGATGTATTGCTCATCGGGCATCATCCGCGCGATCCGGTGGACAGCGCTGCGTGGATCAGGGCCACAGGCGCCCGCGCAGTCATTTTCGCGACGGAGCATGAATGCCCCGTGCCGGAGGGAACAGCCGTGTACCGTCTCCGGGAAACCGGAACCCTCTATCTGCGGATGGAGGAAAAGGGCGTGCAAATCATCCCCTGGAGGGGCATGGAACTCCGTACAGAGTAA
- the miaB gene encoding tRNA (N6-isopentenyl adenosine(37)-C2)-methylthiotransferase MiaB produces the protein MPKLYIKTYGCQMNERDSEQVARMFVQKGYTMTDREDEADVILFNSCSIREQAEQKALGKMGLLAKQQRHRPHVVYGMMGCMAQSKKEELFKELPRLDLVVGTQKYHRVFEHVDGILRARQERRMDELQSAFSGTHVCDVAEEADSQNCIRDHLNPGARSTAYVSIMQGCEMKCAYCIVPYTRGAERSRPIRDVVDEVKMLADAGVKEVTLLGQIVNRYGRQMETADGKGGFVQLLEAVHEVEGIRRIRFVSPHPIGFRQDLVQAFTYLPKLCSHIHFPMQSGSDRILKMMRRPYRNETYLDLCSRMKQARPDLSITTDIIVGFPGETEEDYLLTRQAVEQVQFDNAFIFRYSPRRGTPAAVMENQIPEEVKEARNQDLLAVVNEIAIRKNRDLVGTVQEVLLEGPSKTNAARLSGRTSQNKPVMVDAAPDLAGELLPIRIEESTGFTLYGVPCPSRG, from the coding sequence ATGCCCAAGCTTTACATCAAAACTTACGGCTGCCAGATGAACGAACGGGACTCCGAGCAGGTGGCCCGCATGTTCGTGCAGAAGGGCTACACCATGACGGACCGCGAGGATGAGGCGGACGTCATCCTGTTCAATTCCTGTTCCATCCGGGAGCAGGCGGAACAAAAGGCGCTGGGGAAAATGGGGCTTCTGGCCAAGCAGCAGCGGCACCGTCCGCATGTAGTGTACGGCATGATGGGCTGCATGGCCCAAAGTAAAAAAGAGGAACTGTTCAAGGAACTGCCGCGGCTGGATCTCGTGGTCGGCACCCAGAAATACCACCGCGTGTTTGAACATGTGGACGGCATTCTGCGCGCGCGCCAGGAACGCCGCATGGATGAGTTGCAATCCGCCTTTTCCGGCACGCATGTGTGCGATGTGGCGGAAGAGGCGGACTCCCAGAACTGCATCCGGGACCACCTGAATCCCGGCGCGCGCTCCACGGCGTATGTCTCCATCATGCAGGGGTGCGAAATGAAGTGCGCCTACTGCATCGTTCCCTACACCCGCGGCGCAGAACGCAGCCGCCCCATCCGGGACGTGGTGGATGAGGTGAAGATGCTGGCGGACGCCGGCGTGAAGGAAGTCACGCTGCTGGGCCAGATCGTCAACCGGTACGGCAGGCAGATGGAAACGGCAGACGGCAAGGGCGGCTTCGTCCAGCTGCTGGAAGCCGTGCATGAAGTGGAAGGCATCCGGCGCATCCGCTTCGTCTCCCCGCATCCCATCGGTTTCCGGCAGGATCTGGTGCAGGCGTTCACCTATCTTCCCAAGTTGTGCAGCCATATTCATTTCCCGATGCAGAGCGGCAGCGACCGCATTCTGAAAATGATGCGCAGGCCGTACAGGAATGAAACCTATCTGGACCTTTGCTCCCGGATGAAACAGGCACGCCCGGATTTGTCCATCACCACGGATATCATCGTGGGCTTCCCGGGAGAAACGGAGGAGGATTACCTGCTGACCAGGCAGGCCGTAGAACAGGTCCAGTTTGACAACGCGTTCATTTTCCGCTATTCCCCGCGCCGCGGCACGCCCGCCGCCGTTATGGAGAATCAGATTCCGGAGGAAGTGAAGGAAGCGCGCAACCAGGACCTTCTGGCCGTAGTCAATGAAATAGCCATCCGGAAAAACCGGGATCTGGTAGGCACCGTGCAGGAAGTTCTTCTGGAAGGGCCGTCCAAAACGAATGCGGCGCGCCTCTCCGGCCGGACCTCCCAGAACAAGCCCGTCATGGTGGATGCCGCCCCTGACCTGGCGGGAGAACTCCTTCCCATCCGCATTGAGGAAAGCACGGGATTTACTCTGTACGGAGTTCCATGCCCCTCCAGGGGATGA
- a CDS encoding class I SAM-dependent RNA methyltransferase, protein MTATIPKGFHPEPFSYHQELELDIDALSNAGDGIGRVDGWVVFVPFALPGDRVKARVWRNDKNYSSADLVEIINPSPDRVEPECRLFGTCGGCQYQHLSYDRQLLWKTRQVADLLRLQAGLELPVNPAIASPRQYYYRSKITPHFDKPKEGGKPAIGFLKAGSRRDVVDVPQCPIAMECINEALPLARKSVYQAAARFKRGATILLRASEGTVITNNNAVACERVGNLEFHFLAGDFFQNNPFILPLFTDYVAQQASMDGEEFLVDAYCGSGLFALSLAKKFKKVLGVEVSETSADWARSNARSNGIEHAEFLAADAGAIFARVDFPAEKTAVVIDPPRKGCSMEFLTQLFAFGPGKVVYVSCNPATQIRDLAEFDKAEYAVTAVQPFDLFPQTKHLECVVTLKKNT, encoded by the coding sequence ATGACTGCGACCATTCCCAAAGGCTTCCACCCCGAACCTTTTTCCTACCACCAGGAGCTTGAACTGGATATTGACGCCCTTTCCAATGCGGGAGACGGTATCGGCCGCGTGGACGGATGGGTGGTTTTCGTCCCCTTCGCCCTGCCGGGAGACCGTGTCAAAGCCCGCGTCTGGCGTAATGACAAAAACTATTCCTCCGCCGATCTGGTGGAAATAATTAACCCCAGCCCGGACCGCGTGGAACCGGAATGCCGCCTGTTCGGAACCTGCGGAGGATGCCAGTACCAGCATCTCTCCTATGACCGCCAGCTTCTCTGGAAAACCCGGCAGGTAGCGGATCTGCTCCGCTTGCAGGCAGGGCTGGAACTGCCCGTCAATCCGGCCATAGCTTCTCCCCGCCAATACTATTACCGCTCCAAGATTACGCCCCACTTTGACAAGCCGAAGGAAGGAGGCAAGCCGGCCATCGGTTTTCTGAAAGCAGGCTCCAGAAGGGATGTGGTGGACGTGCCGCAATGCCCGATTGCCATGGAGTGCATCAATGAAGCCCTGCCCCTGGCACGCAAAAGCGTTTACCAGGCCGCAGCCCGGTTCAAGCGGGGAGCCACCATCCTGCTCCGGGCCTCGGAAGGAACCGTCATCACCAATAACAACGCCGTGGCGTGCGAACGGGTGGGCAATTTGGAGTTTCATTTTCTGGCGGGGGACTTTTTTCAGAATAATCCTTTCATTCTTCCGCTTTTTACGGATTACGTGGCTCAACAGGCGAGTATGGACGGGGAGGAATTCCTGGTGGACGCTTACTGCGGTTCCGGCCTGTTCGCCCTGAGCCTGGCGAAGAAATTTAAAAAAGTGCTGGGCGTGGAAGTCAGTGAGACTTCTGCGGACTGGGCGCGCAGCAACGCGCGCAGCAACGGAATTGAACACGCGGAATTCCTGGCGGCGGACGCCGGGGCCATTTTTGCCCGGGTGGATTTCCCCGCGGAAAAAACCGCTGTGGTGATCGACCCGCCCCGGAAAGGGTGCAGCATGGAATTCCTGACCCAGTTGTTCGCCTTTGGCCCTGGAAAAGTCGTTTACGTTTCCTGCAACCCAGCCACCCAGATACGGGACCTGGCAGAATTCGACAAAGCCGAGTACGCCGTCACCGCCGTCCAGCCCTTTGACCTGTTCCCCCAGACCAAGCATCTGGAATGCGTGGTCACCCTGAAAAAAAATACCTGA
- a CDS encoding thioredoxin family protein, with amino-acid sequence MRSFLFLCCSAAVLGLFAPQAGVAQQRPPIFGFANKNRIPEVNKSGSPIFDKLRNGAIKKKLPLVIYLTGSSWCSHCNIFTREYIKTANFKNAAGKKFIFWLVDTKQVPGNSPGTFNFKMVPEEAAKIVGCADSPRAPYVVLGPPAVFIIDPVSGELIKSLFTKSEVDKYGKPLAGIIEEAWKEFSRKAK; translated from the coding sequence ATGAGGTCTTTCCTTTTTTTATGTTGTTCCGCAGCGGTTTTAGGACTGTTCGCCCCCCAGGCCGGCGTAGCTCAACAGCGTCCTCCAATCTTCGGTTTTGCCAATAAAAACAGGATACCTGAAGTCAATAAATCGGGCAGCCCCATTTTTGATAAACTCCGCAATGGAGCTATTAAGAAAAAGTTGCCGCTGGTGATTTACCTGACCGGTTCTTCATGGTGCTCTCATTGCAATATTTTTACCCGGGAATACATCAAAACAGCGAATTTCAAAAATGCCGCCGGGAAGAAATTTATATTTTGGCTGGTGGACACCAAACAGGTGCCGGGAAATTCCCCGGGGACATTTAATTTCAAAATGGTTCCGGAAGAAGCCGCAAAAATCGTGGGATGTGCGGATTCCCCCCGTGCGCCGTATGTGGTTCTTGGCCCTCCCGCCGTGTTTATCATTGACCCTGTTTCCGGAGAATTGATCAAGAGCCTGTTCACCAAAAGTGAAGTGGACAAGTATGGGAAACCTCTTGCCGGAATTATTGAAGAAGCCTGGAAGGAGTTTTCCCGCAAGGCCAAATAG
- a CDS encoding HU family DNA-binding protein, with product MNKTQFIRELQRELGKDVTSRQAEHALNAVLDTIARSVRRRSLVKFRGFGTFRVKRRCARIVRHPENGGRLLVHESKTMKFRPSSLLWKE from the coding sequence ATGAATAAAACACAATTTATCAGGGAGCTCCAGCGTGAGCTGGGGAAGGACGTTACTTCCCGGCAGGCGGAACACGCGTTGAACGCGGTGTTGGATACGATTGCGCGGTCGGTCCGGAGGCGGTCGCTGGTGAAATTCCGGGGTTTTGGCACTTTCCGCGTCAAGCGCCGCTGTGCCCGCATCGTACGCCATCCGGAAAACGGCGGCAGGCTGCTGGTGCATGAATCGAAAACCATGAAATTCCGTCCCTCTTCCCTTCTTTGGAAAGAGTAG
- a CDS encoding alpha-galactosidase translates to MIPDSVHLLTRSSQMTLCKDEQGRVRRAYYGPRLHQPEDALENAADAPLLYSSLADSVTGLPNASGEYCICVTQADGALSLSLECQGWEVLELDDDREEAVFYGEDPSYPVRVEVHVRSHRESDTFLQWAVVRNEGKEGIRLHRVASAQLGLRAERYFVTSFRGTWGGESLMSEEEVARGHELALVSGTGTRTAQEGSPGFIISLDGPAQEDSGEVILGALAWPGNYRIWFRHSPYHYLFAGAGLDVAPASYLLNGGGVFETPPLILAHSKDGKGEASRRIHRWARRYGLRGGGTERPTLLNSWEGVYFTFTEKVLHGMMKRAADLGIELFVLDDGWFGNRFPRNDARAGLGDWQVNRAKLPHGLEGLIRHAEELGIRFGIWVEPEMVNPHSELYQDHPEWVIGLPNRENRQERSQYLLDLSNPHVCRYILDAMRKLLGEHPGISYVKWDCNRKISDPGSPWLDACRQGNLPIDYVRGYEHVLDTLAAEFPDVTFQACSSGGGRADYGTMRRHHEFWTSDNTDAYERVFMQWGIGHLFPALSMAAHVTASPNHQTGRSTPLKFRFDVAMSGRLGFELQPCDMTEEDMAFAKRALAEYKRIRPVVQFGDLYRLSSPYESRVASLMYVCGKRAVVFAWLMDKWLADSPPPLRLKGLIPAVRYLVREINMNEDGSLTNVHEQVLGGDFLMDAGIRIRWKKAFQSVCLEVAEMNPDTPAS, encoded by the coding sequence ATGATTCCGGATTCCGTTCATCTGCTGACCCGTTCCTCCCAGATGACCCTGTGCAAAGATGAACAGGGCCGTGTGCGCCGCGCCTATTACGGCCCGAGGCTGCATCAGCCGGAGGATGCCCTGGAAAACGCCGCGGATGCTCCTCTCCTGTATTCCTCCTTGGCGGATTCCGTAACAGGGCTTCCCAATGCGTCCGGCGAGTACTGCATTTGCGTGACCCAGGCGGACGGGGCCCTTTCCCTGAGCCTGGAATGCCAGGGTTGGGAAGTGCTGGAACTGGATGACGACCGGGAAGAAGCCGTCTTTTACGGGGAGGACCCTTCCTACCCTGTTCGGGTGGAAGTTCACGTGCGCTCCCACAGGGAATCGGACACCTTTTTGCAGTGGGCGGTTGTTCGGAACGAAGGGAAAGAAGGCATCCGCCTGCACCGCGTTGCGTCCGCACAGCTGGGGCTGCGCGCAGAACGGTACTTCGTCACCAGCTTCCGCGGCACCTGGGGCGGCGAGTCCCTGATGAGTGAGGAAGAAGTGGCCCGGGGGCATGAACTTGCCCTGGTATCCGGAACCGGCACCCGCACCGCCCAGGAGGGAAGCCCCGGATTTATCATTTCTCTGGACGGTCCGGCGCAGGAGGATTCCGGGGAAGTGATTCTGGGGGCGCTGGCATGGCCCGGCAATTACCGGATATGGTTCCGGCACAGCCCGTATCATTACCTTTTTGCCGGGGCGGGGCTGGATGTGGCTCCCGCGTCCTATCTGCTGAACGGCGGCGGCGTGTTTGAAACGCCGCCCCTCATTCTGGCGCACAGTAAAGACGGCAAGGGAGAGGCCTCCCGGCGCATTCACCGCTGGGCGCGCCGCTATGGCTTGCGCGGCGGAGGAACAGAGAGGCCAACCTTGCTGAATTCCTGGGAGGGGGTGTATTTTACCTTCACGGAAAAAGTGCTGCACGGCATGATGAAACGTGCGGCTGACTTGGGCATAGAGCTTTTTGTGCTGGATGACGGCTGGTTCGGCAACCGGTTCCCCCGCAATGACGCCCGCGCGGGATTGGGGGACTGGCAGGTGAACCGCGCTAAATTGCCCCATGGGCTGGAAGGCCTTATCCGCCATGCGGAAGAACTGGGGATACGCTTCGGCATCTGGGTGGAGCCGGAAATGGTGAACCCTCATTCGGAACTTTATCAGGATCATCCGGAGTGGGTCATCGGTCTCCCAAACCGGGAAAACAGACAGGAACGCAGCCAGTATTTGCTGGATTTGAGCAATCCTCATGTATGCAGGTACATTCTTGACGCCATGCGGAAGCTGCTTGGAGAACATCCGGGCATTTCCTACGTTAAATGGGATTGCAACCGCAAAATTTCCGATCCCGGCTCCCCCTGGCTGGACGCCTGCCGCCAGGGGAATCTGCCCATTGACTATGTGCGGGGCTATGAACACGTTCTTGATACGCTGGCGGCGGAATTCCCGGATGTGACATTCCAGGCCTGTTCTTCCGGCGGAGGCCGCGCCGACTATGGAACCATGCGGAGGCATCATGAATTCTGGACGTCCGACAATACGGACGCTTATGAACGCGTGTTCATGCAGTGGGGCATAGGCCACCTGTTCCCGGCTCTTTCCATGGCCGCCCATGTGACAGCCTCCCCCAACCACCAGACGGGCCGCTCCACGCCGCTCAAATTCCGGTTTGACGTGGCCATGTCCGGACGGCTTGGCTTTGAACTCCAGCCGTGCGACATGACGGAGGAGGACATGGCCTTTGCCAAACGTGCTCTGGCGGAATACAAGCGCATCCGTCCCGTAGTCCAGTTCGGGGACTTGTACCGCCTATCGTCCCCGTATGAAAGCCGGGTGGCCTCCCTGATGTATGTATGCGGAAAACGGGCGGTTGTTTTCGCCTGGCTGATGGACAAATGGCTGGCGGATTCCCCGCCGCCCCTGCGCCTGAAAGGCCTGATTCCTGCCGTCAGATATCTGGTGCGGGAAATCAACATGAATGAGGACGGCTCTCTCACGAACGTTCACGAACAGGTGCTGGGCGGCGATTTTCTGATGGACGCCGGCATCCGTATCCGCTGGAAAAAGGCCTTCCAGTCCGTCTGCCTGGAGGTGGCGGAAATGAATCCTGATACGCCGGCTTCATGA
- a CDS encoding aspartate:alanine exchanger family transporter, whose amino-acid sequence MFDILLQHNTLVLFGIIFFGIALGSIKIYGLNLGLSGVLFVALAAGHYRLAIPDGVGQLGLALFVYCVGLSAGNRFFSAIAKQGSKLAIMSAVIVGVSALFTCLFGIWFNIPAGISSGIFAGACTSTPALAAATESLPGASGSGVSIGYGIAYPFGVVGVVLFVQLLPRLLHFDLNKEAKAMHSRQEVSIISRLVRVTQPNLIGQNIADCKLLDGLHCMVTRVVRNDRLMPLTPEDTFREGTEVLIVGNSDTMRHDIAFLGEVCDNPYPMDSQKERRKLILTNKNYAGHKLRDLKTLRTDGVIISRISRLGFTFVPTGETTLERNDVLTVVGSPENLTKYGDKIGHRSQDMNQTDLLSLGFGLSLGIILGLVNFSLGNGAGISLGIAGGPLIVALLLGHFGRLGPIVGYIPRPTRLLLQDLGLVFFLADAGIKGGADLVDTVATHGAAVFIMGVIVTCSGMFAGYFVGMKVFKMNILECLGGICGGMTSTPALGAIASKTDSQAPVVSYATAYPVALILMTIVAKVIIQTIGGVVGI is encoded by the coding sequence ATGTTTGATATTCTGCTCCAACATAACACCCTGGTTCTCTTTGGAATCATCTTTTTTGGCATCGCTCTCGGCAGCATTAAAATATACGGACTGAACCTGGGTCTTTCCGGCGTTCTTTTCGTGGCGCTGGCCGCCGGCCACTACCGCCTGGCCATTCCCGACGGCGTAGGGCAGCTGGGCCTGGCTCTCTTTGTATACTGCGTGGGCCTCAGCGCGGGCAACCGCTTCTTCTCCGCCATTGCCAAGCAGGGCAGCAAGCTGGCCATCATGTCTGCGGTGATTGTGGGAGTATCAGCTTTATTCACCTGCCTCTTCGGCATCTGGTTCAACATTCCCGCGGGAATATCTTCCGGCATCTTTGCCGGCGCATGCACCAGCACCCCGGCGCTGGCGGCCGCCACGGAAAGCCTGCCGGGAGCCTCCGGCAGCGGCGTCAGCATCGGTTACGGCATCGCCTATCCGTTCGGAGTGGTGGGCGTAGTCCTTTTCGTCCAGCTTCTGCCGCGCCTGCTGCATTTTGACCTCAACAAGGAGGCCAAAGCCATGCATTCCAGACAGGAGGTCAGCATCATTTCCCGCCTTGTCCGCGTCACACAGCCCAACCTGATAGGCCAGAACATTGCGGACTGCAAGCTGCTGGACGGCCTGCACTGCATGGTCACCCGCGTGGTTCGCAACGACAGGCTGATGCCCCTGACGCCGGAAGACACGTTCCGGGAAGGAACGGAAGTCCTCATTGTGGGCAACAGCGACACCATGCGCCACGACATCGCCTTCCTGGGGGAGGTATGCGACAATCCCTACCCCATGGACTCCCAGAAGGAGCGCCGCAAACTGATTCTGACAAACAAGAACTATGCCGGGCACAAGCTCCGCGACCTGAAAACCCTGCGTACGGACGGCGTCATTATCTCCCGCATTTCCCGCCTGGGCTTCACCTTCGTCCCCACGGGGGAAACCACGTTGGAACGCAACGACGTGCTGACTGTGGTCGGTTCCCCGGAAAACCTTACCAAATACGGGGACAAAATCGGCCACCGCAGCCAGGACATGAACCAGACGGACCTGCTCTCCCTGGGCTTCGGCCTCTCCCTGGGCATCATTCTGGGCCTGGTCAACTTCAGCCTCGGCAACGGCGCGGGCATTTCCCTGGGCATTGCGGGAGGCCCTCTCATCGTCGCTCTGCTGCTCGGCCACTTCGGACGTCTGGGCCCCATCGTCGGCTACATCCCTCGTCCCACCCGCCTTCTTTTGCAGGATTTGGGGCTGGTTTTCTTCCTGGCTGACGCCGGCATCAAGGGCGGAGCGGATCTGGTGGATACGGTAGCCACCCACGGCGCCGCCGTCTTCATCATGGGCGTCATCGTCACCTGCTCCGGTATGTTCGCCGGCTACTTCGTGGGCATGAAGGTCTTCAAGATGAACATTCTGGAATGCCTGGGCGGCATCTGCGGCGGCATGACCTCCACCCCGGCCCTGGGAGCCATTGCCAGCAAGACGGACTCCCAGGCCCCCGTAGTCAGCTACGCTACCGCCTATCCTGTGGCCCTTATCCTGATGACTATCGTCGCCAAGGTCATCATCCAGACCATCGGCGGCGTGGTGGGCATCTAG
- a CDS encoding response regulator, translated as MEKINIICVDDQPEVLDSVLRDLRPLNSCFRLEGVESASECRELLEEFDQDGELTGLIISDHVMPGGSGVELLGGIAKDDRFAGTRKILLTGQATHADTIQAVNDAHIDNYLEKPWDPAVLLTTARKLLTRFIMDKGIDHTPYMSCLDQATLLDYLRRN; from the coding sequence ATGGAAAAAATTAACATCATTTGCGTGGACGACCAGCCGGAAGTCCTGGACAGCGTTTTGCGCGACCTTCGTCCGCTGAATTCCTGCTTCCGCCTGGAAGGGGTGGAATCCGCATCCGAATGCCGCGAACTGTTGGAAGAATTCGATCAGGATGGAGAACTGACGGGACTGATTATCTCCGACCACGTCATGCCGGGAGGTTCAGGAGTAGAATTGCTTGGAGGCATCGCCAAAGACGACCGTTTTGCCGGGACGCGCAAAATCCTGCTGACTGGCCAGGCCACCCACGCGGACACCATCCAGGCCGTCAATGACGCGCACATTGACAACTATCTGGAAAAGCCCTGGGATCCCGCCGTTCTCCTTACGACCGCCCGCAAACTGCTGACCAGGTTTATCATGGACAAGGGCATCGACCATACGCCCTATATGTCCTGCCTGGACCAGGCCACTCTGCTGGATTACCTGCGGAGAAATTGA